In Pomacea canaliculata isolate SZHN2017 linkage group LG12, ASM307304v1, whole genome shotgun sequence, a single genomic region encodes these proteins:
- the LOC112576821 gene encoding neuralized-like protein 2, with protein MPTTRFHPYHGQNIKLSSDNMVAYRETSFAHALVFSEKPLMPGEIFLVEIEKTERGWSGHLRIGLTQFNPSEHFDLPQYALPDLASMGKSWISAVTKTHSRIRSRTGLQEQSSAYQSVLGSTDVIRTPRGPIHRSALLPACKAYRDRTGAEHHGSGPRDQHGGDCFSQNSILPTDVGSRIGIMYKVTDDVARMHFIFNGEDQGPSEEIIPYRNGPLFAVIDVYGTTKQVSIVQLYGVTSLQNACREHILQLIKKQDINQLPLPKKIIQFLNYEL; from the exons ATGCCAACAACCAGGTTCCATCCTTATCATGGCCAAAATATTAAACTTTCAAGTGACAATATGGTTGCTTATAGAGAGACCAGCTTTGCCCATGCTCTGGTTTTTAGTGAGAAGCCATTGATGCCTGGTGAAATTTTTCTCGTGGAAATAGAAAAGACGGAACGGGGTTGGAGTGGTCATTTACGGATTGGTCTGACACAGTTCAATCCTAGTGAGCATTTTGATCTCCCTCAGTATGCACTCCCAGATTTGGCCAGCATGGGAAAATCTTGGATCTCGGCTGTCACCAAGACACACAGTCGCATTCGCAGCCGGACTGGCTTACAAGAACAGTCTTCTGCTTACCAATCAGTTTTAGGTTCCACTGATGTAATTCGCACACCAAGAGGACCAATACATCGTAGCGCATTGCTGCCAGCTTGCAAAGCATACAGAGACAGAACAGGGGCAGAACATCATGGGTCTGGGCCACGAGATCAACATGGTGGAGATTGTTTTTCACAGAACAGCATACTGCCAACAGATGTGGGCAGCCGCATTGGTATTATGTATAAAGTGACAGATGATGTGGCTcgtatgcattttatttttaatggagAAGACCAGGGGCCTTCGGAAGAAATAATACCCTATCGCAATGGACCTTTATTTGCTGTGATTGATGTTTATGGTACCACTAAACAAGTCAGCATAGTACAGTTGTATGGAG TAACCTCTCTCCAAAATGCCTGCAGAGAGCATATTCTGCAGTTGATCAAGAAACAAGACATCAACCAACTACCACTTCCTAAGAAAATCATACAGTTTCTAAATTATGAATTGTAG